In Burkholderia pyrrocinia, the following proteins share a genomic window:
- a CDS encoding MFS transporter yields the protein MTSTRNVEQVSLPAVSRPSWYGELDPAGKRAFKASFAGWATDAFDFMVFSFVLASLIDLWGLDRGKAGLLSTVTLIFSSVGGWIAGILADRYGRVKVLQGTILWFSVCTLAIGFAQNFEQIFALRALQGLGFGGEWAVGAVLIGEIVAPAHRGKVVGMVQSGWAIGWGAAAILYSIAFSVLPESLAWRSLFWVGILPALLVLYVRRHVPEPDVFVQADAARKQGASQPSVWAIFSRSQVRHTVLAALLCTGIQGGFYAMSTWLPAFLKIERHLSVLDTSAYLFVIIVGSFCGYVVGAYLSDFWGRRRNFMLFSALSLVSVCLYLTLPLSNAQMLWLGFPLGFSSCGIFSGVGAYLTELYPSNFRANAQSFTYNFGRGIGALFPSLVGMLSHSLGLALAIAIFSGAAYGVVLLAVLLLPETKARSL from the coding sequence ATGACGTCAACACGAAATGTCGAGCAAGTCTCGCTACCTGCCGTATCCCGCCCGTCCTGGTACGGAGAACTCGATCCTGCGGGAAAGCGGGCGTTCAAGGCGTCGTTCGCTGGCTGGGCAACCGATGCATTCGATTTCATGGTGTTCAGCTTCGTTCTGGCTTCGCTGATCGACCTCTGGGGCCTCGATCGCGGCAAGGCAGGCCTGCTAAGCACCGTGACGCTGATTTTCTCGTCAGTTGGCGGCTGGATTGCCGGCATCCTCGCGGATCGATACGGACGGGTCAAGGTACTGCAAGGGACCATCCTGTGGTTCTCGGTCTGCACGCTGGCGATCGGATTCGCGCAGAATTTCGAGCAGATCTTCGCCCTTCGCGCGCTGCAAGGGCTCGGCTTCGGCGGCGAATGGGCCGTAGGCGCGGTGTTGATCGGCGAGATCGTCGCGCCGGCGCATCGCGGCAAGGTAGTCGGAATGGTGCAGAGCGGATGGGCCATCGGTTGGGGGGCCGCGGCGATCCTCTACAGCATTGCATTTTCCGTTCTACCCGAGTCGCTGGCCTGGCGCAGCCTTTTCTGGGTCGGGATCCTGCCCGCATTGCTCGTGCTGTATGTGCGAAGGCACGTGCCGGAACCCGACGTGTTCGTGCAGGCGGACGCAGCCAGGAAACAAGGCGCGAGCCAGCCGTCGGTGTGGGCCATCTTCTCGCGTTCGCAGGTGCGACACACGGTCCTGGCCGCGCTGCTGTGCACCGGCATTCAGGGTGGCTTCTATGCGATGTCCACCTGGCTGCCGGCCTTCCTCAAGATCGAGCGACACCTCTCCGTGCTCGACACAAGCGCTTATCTGTTCGTGATCATCGTGGGGTCGTTTTGCGGATATGTCGTCGGCGCGTACCTTTCCGACTTTTGGGGGCGCCGACGCAACTTCATGCTGTTTTCCGCACTGTCCCTCGTGTCGGTGTGTCTGTACCTGACGCTTCCGCTTTCCAACGCGCAGATGCTGTGGCTTGGCTTTCCGCTGGGCTTTTCTTCATGCGGCATCTTCAGCGGGGTCGGCGCATACCTGACAGAATTGTATCCGTCGAATTTCCGCGCAAATGCACAGAGCTTTACCTATAACTTCGGTCGCGGAATCGGCGCACTGTTCCCGAGCCTCGTCGGAATGTTGAGTCACTCGCTCGGCCTGGCGCTGGCCATCGCGATCTTTTCAGGCGCGGCCTATGGGGTGGTGCTGTTGGCGGTTCTCCTGTTGCCGGAGACGAAAGCCAGATCGCTTTGA
- a CDS encoding NAD(P)H-binding protein — translation MSALPILIVGGSGKTGARVDARLRARDIATRPVSRTSAVRFDWTAPATWPAALDGVSAAYVTYQPDLSVEGAVEAIAAFARLARKSGVERVVLLSGRGEPGAQAAEAALQASGVGWGVVRASWFNQNFSEGYLLDGVLAGEVALPAGAVREPFVDTDDIADVAVAALTDARFANRVIEVTGPRALTFAEAVGEIARAAGRPIVYREIPPDAFVAGLREVGVPEPVVELLDELFGVVLDGRNSAVTQGVEAVLGRPARDFADYARAAAATGVWSV, via the coding sequence ATGTCGGCACTTCCCATCCTTATCGTCGGCGGTTCGGGCAAGACGGGCGCCCGCGTCGATGCACGGCTGCGCGCACGCGATATCGCGACCCGGCCCGTGTCGCGTACGTCGGCCGTCCGCTTCGACTGGACGGCGCCCGCGACCTGGCCCGCCGCGCTCGACGGCGTGTCGGCCGCGTACGTGACCTACCAGCCCGACCTGTCCGTCGAAGGGGCGGTGGAAGCGATCGCCGCATTCGCTCGGCTCGCGCGCAAAAGCGGCGTCGAGCGCGTGGTGCTGCTGTCCGGGCGTGGCGAGCCCGGCGCGCAGGCTGCCGAAGCCGCGCTGCAGGCGTCGGGCGTGGGCTGGGGTGTGGTGCGCGCAAGCTGGTTCAACCAGAATTTCTCCGAGGGCTACCTGCTCGACGGCGTGCTGGCCGGCGAGGTCGCGCTGCCGGCCGGCGCGGTGCGCGAGCCGTTCGTCGATACGGACGACATCGCGGACGTGGCCGTGGCCGCGCTCACCGATGCGCGGTTCGCGAACCGCGTGATCGAGGTCACAGGCCCGCGTGCGCTGACGTTCGCCGAAGCCGTCGGCGAGATCGCACGGGCCGCCGGCCGGCCGATCGTTTATCGCGAGATTCCGCCCGATGCGTTCGTCGCGGGGCTGCGCGAGGTGGGCGTGCCGGAGCCGGTCGTCGAGCTGCTCGACGAATTGTTCGGCGTGGTGCTCGATGGGCGTAACAGTGCGGTGACGCAGGGCGTCGAGGCTGTGCTCGGGCGACCGGCGCGCGATTTCGCCGACTATGCGCGCGCGGCGGCGGCAACCGGCGTGTGGAGCGTGTGA
- the fucP gene encoding L-fucose:H+ symporter permease, with the protein MSRARIEHTPDGYYLNRTPLFAFTLLCCLFALWGTAANLNDVLIAQFKKSFFLSDFESAFVQSAFYLGYFFLAIPAATVVKKFSYKTTILVGLLLYTTGCLLFFPAASMAKYGMFLVALFVIAAGLSFLETASNSYSTLMGPRDTSTRRLNISQTFYPFGAMAGVYMGSFLIFKEGDASHAQLAAMSAADAHVHQLAMIQATLEPYKWLIVVLIAVFIVFALTPYPACKGNGPGAATHRIDARGTLARLFGNRRFVAGVAAQFLYVGAQVGVWSFTIRLAMQIGGLTERGASRYLLATFFAFFVGKLVATLVMKRVGPAKVLIVYGILCIALLAYTISVHNITAVYAAVCVSVFLGPCWPTIYGLTIDGLGKDTEYGGSILVMSIVGGAVVPLIQGLISDHTGGNMQLAFVVPLACFVVIVYYGFYCLRHLPAATPDATADGNAPARYAATRNTSGA; encoded by the coding sequence ATGAGCCGAGCCAGAATCGAACACACACCCGACGGCTATTACCTGAACCGCACGCCGCTTTTTGCATTCACGCTGCTGTGCTGCCTGTTCGCGCTGTGGGGCACGGCCGCGAACCTGAACGACGTGCTGATCGCACAGTTCAAGAAATCGTTCTTCCTGTCCGATTTCGAATCGGCGTTCGTGCAGTCCGCGTTCTATCTCGGCTACTTCTTCCTCGCGATTCCCGCCGCGACCGTCGTGAAGAAGTTCAGCTACAAGACGACGATCCTCGTCGGCCTGCTGCTCTATACGACCGGTTGCCTGCTGTTCTTCCCGGCCGCGTCGATGGCGAAGTACGGGATGTTCCTCGTCGCGCTGTTCGTGATCGCCGCCGGCCTGTCTTTCCTCGAGACGGCGTCGAACTCGTATTCGACGCTGATGGGCCCGCGCGACACCAGCACGCGGCGGCTGAACATCTCGCAGACGTTCTATCCGTTCGGCGCGATGGCCGGCGTCTACATGGGCAGCTTCCTGATCTTCAAGGAAGGCGATGCGTCGCATGCGCAGCTCGCGGCGATGTCGGCCGCCGACGCGCACGTGCACCAGCTCGCGATGATCCAGGCCACGCTCGAGCCGTACAAGTGGCTGATCGTCGTGCTCATCGCCGTGTTCATCGTGTTCGCGCTCACGCCCTATCCGGCCTGCAAGGGCAACGGGCCGGGCGCGGCCACGCACCGGATCGACGCGCGCGGCACGCTCGCGCGCCTGTTCGGCAACCGGCGCTTCGTCGCGGGTGTCGCCGCGCAGTTCCTGTATGTCGGCGCGCAGGTCGGCGTGTGGAGCTTCACGATCCGGCTCGCGATGCAGATCGGCGGCCTCACCGAGCGCGGCGCATCGCGCTACCTGCTCGCGACGTTCTTCGCGTTCTTTGTCGGCAAGCTGGTCGCGACGCTCGTGATGAAGCGCGTCGGCCCGGCCAAGGTGCTGATCGTCTACGGCATCCTGTGCATCGCGCTGCTCGCGTACACGATCAGCGTGCACAACATCACGGCCGTCTATGCCGCGGTGTGCGTGAGCGTATTCCTCGGCCCGTGCTGGCCGACGATCTACGGCCTCACGATCGACGGCCTCGGCAAGGACACCGAATACGGCGGCTCGATCCTCGTGATGAGCATCGTCGGCGGCGCGGTCGTGCCGCTGATCCAGGGGCTGATCTCCGACCACACGGGCGGCAACATGCAGCTCGCGTTCGTCGTGCCGCTCGCGTGCTTCGTCGTGATCGTCTACTACGGTTTCTACTGCCTGCGCCACCTGCCGGCCGCGACGCCCGACGCGACGGCCGACGGCAACGCCCCCGCGCGCTACGCCGCGACGCGCAACACGTCGGGCGCGTGA
- the rbsK gene encoding ribokinase has translation METIAVIGSNMVDLVTYVARMPARGETLEAPNFELGCGGKGANQAVAAARLGAHVVMVTKVGDDVFADNTIRNFEREGIDTTHVRKVAGVPSGVAPIFVEPDSSNSILIVKGANRHLKPADIDAAAPKLVECALIVLQLEIELDTVYHAIAFGAQHGIPVLLNPAPAVADLDFERIRSVEFFVPNETELAIVSGMPVDSRDTATRAAEALVARGLKHVLVTLGDKGSLLVSRDGARHVPGVPVDARDTTGAGDAYIGCFARCYAASHDAVDAMRYASAYAAHSVTGLGTQKSYADAATFERFLRDAGL, from the coding sequence ATGGAGACAATCGCCGTCATCGGCAGCAACATGGTCGACCTCGTGACCTATGTCGCGCGCATGCCCGCCCGGGGCGAAACACTCGAAGCGCCGAACTTCGAGCTCGGCTGCGGCGGCAAGGGCGCGAACCAGGCCGTCGCGGCCGCGCGCCTCGGCGCGCACGTCGTGATGGTGACGAAGGTCGGCGACGACGTGTTCGCCGACAACACGATCCGCAACTTCGAGCGCGAAGGAATCGACACCACGCACGTGCGCAAGGTCGCCGGCGTGCCGAGCGGCGTCGCGCCGATCTTCGTCGAACCCGATTCGAGCAACAGCATCCTGATCGTCAAGGGCGCGAACCGCCACCTGAAGCCGGCCGACATCGACGCGGCCGCGCCGAAGCTCGTCGAATGCGCGCTAATCGTGCTGCAGCTCGAGATCGAGCTCGACACCGTCTATCACGCGATCGCGTTCGGCGCGCAACACGGCATCCCCGTGCTGCTGAACCCCGCGCCCGCGGTGGCCGATCTCGATTTCGAGCGGATCCGCTCCGTCGAATTCTTCGTGCCGAACGAAACCGAGCTCGCGATCGTGTCGGGCATGCCCGTCGATTCGCGCGACACCGCGACACGCGCCGCCGAAGCGCTGGTCGCGCGCGGCCTGAAGCACGTGCTCGTCACGCTCGGCGACAAGGGTTCGCTGCTCGTGTCGCGCGACGGTGCGCGGCACGTGCCGGGCGTGCCAGTCGACGCGCGCGACACGACCGGCGCCGGCGACGCGTATATCGGCTGCTTCGCGCGCTGCTACGCCGCGTCGCACGACGCGGTCGATGCGATGCGTTACGCATCCGCGTACGCCGCGCATTCGGTCACGGGCCTCGGCACGCAGAAGTCATACGCCGACGCCGCGACATTCGAACGCTTCCTCCGCGACGCCGGCCTCTGA
- the deoC gene encoding deoxyribose-phosphate aldolase yields MPLSNAQLAQTIDHTLLAPDANDAQIRELCREAAGHRFYSVCVNSANVPLAARELAGTGVLVCAVVGFPLGAALSAAKAFEASAAISAGAGEIDMVINIGALKSGRTDDVKADIAAVHHACGAVPLKVILETGLLTDDEKVRVCEMCRDLGVAFVKTSTGFGHGGATLADVALMRRTVGPELGVKASGGVRDRAAALAMLEAGATRLGTSSGVAIVTDQGGGDSGY; encoded by the coding sequence ATGCCGCTTTCCAACGCCCAACTCGCCCAAACCATCGATCACACGCTGCTCGCGCCCGACGCGAACGACGCGCAGATCCGCGAACTCTGCCGCGAGGCGGCCGGGCATCGCTTTTACTCGGTCTGCGTGAATTCGGCGAACGTGCCGCTCGCCGCGCGCGAGCTGGCCGGCACCGGCGTGCTCGTCTGCGCGGTGGTCGGCTTTCCGCTCGGCGCGGCACTGTCGGCCGCGAAGGCATTCGAGGCGTCGGCCGCGATCTCGGCGGGCGCCGGCGAGATCGACATGGTGATCAACATCGGCGCGCTGAAGAGCGGACGCACCGACGACGTGAAGGCCGACATCGCAGCCGTGCACCACGCGTGCGGCGCGGTGCCGCTCAAGGTGATCCTCGAAACGGGGCTGCTGACCGACGACGAGAAGGTGCGCGTGTGCGAGATGTGCCGCGATCTCGGCGTCGCGTTCGTGAAGACCTCGACGGGGTTCGGCCACGGCGGCGCGACGCTCGCGGATGTCGCGCTGATGCGCCGCACGGTCGGCCCCGAACTCGGCGTGAAGGCGTCCGGCGGCGTGCGCGACCGCGCGGCCGCGCTCGCGATGCTCGAAGCCGGCGCGACCCGGCTCGGCACGAGTTCGGGCGTGGCGATCGTCACCGATCAGGGGGGCGGCGACTCGGGGTATTGA
- a CDS encoding DUF2071 domain-containing protein produces the protein MPPMRYDNAFVHPSAGLAGRAANRIVASRPLLRARRALLSRLPFLQLASDVENVVYCTWVVDVAAVAHLVPSGVTLASRDGRTLFTTLTYAHRHFGPRLAGPLRRLFPSPLQSNWRLYVDGLPGGMPADRTVLFVKNVFDHPLYALGSRLFSDALPSHLAQRFTHAVRDGRYDTLLAGGGGSAPDFRCTAQASGDRTLPDAFAPFFKDWRDAVASVSLQHAAIAHVEDCDRLAYASIDLPIDVDAVRPLKTVGPAGGGDFLARIGATGEPMCFVVPDVAFRVLSEQLL, from the coding sequence ATGCCGCCCATGCGCTACGACAACGCCTTCGTCCACCCGTCCGCCGGCCTCGCCGGCCGTGCCGCCAACCGGATCGTCGCGAGCCGCCCGCTGCTGCGCGCACGCCGCGCGCTGCTGTCGCGGCTGCCGTTCCTGCAGCTCGCGAGCGACGTCGAAAACGTCGTGTATTGCACGTGGGTCGTCGATGTGGCGGCCGTCGCGCACCTGGTGCCGAGCGGCGTCACGCTCGCGAGCCGCGACGGCCGCACGCTGTTCACGACGCTCACCTACGCGCACCGGCACTTCGGCCCACGTCTCGCCGGCCCGCTGCGGCGCCTGTTTCCGTCGCCGCTGCAGAGCAACTGGCGGCTCTACGTCGATGGGCTGCCAGGCGGGATGCCGGCTGACCGCACGGTGCTGTTCGTGAAGAACGTGTTCGACCACCCGCTCTATGCGCTCGGCAGTCGGCTCTTCAGCGACGCGCTGCCGTCGCATCTCGCGCAGCGCTTCACGCATGCGGTGCGCGACGGACGCTACGACACGCTGCTGGCGGGCGGCGGCGGCAGCGCGCCGGACTTCCGCTGCACGGCGCAAGCGTCGGGCGATCGAACGCTGCCCGACGCGTTCGCGCCGTTCTTCAAGGACTGGCGCGATGCCGTCGCATCCGTGTCGCTGCAGCACGCGGCAATCGCGCATGTCGAAGACTGCGACCGTCTTGCGTACGCGTCGATCGACCTGCCGATCGACGTCGACGCGGTCCGGCCGCTGAAGACGGTCGGCCCCGCGGGAGGCGGCGACTTCCTCGCACGCATCGGCGCCACTGGCGAACCGATGTGCTTCGTCGTGCCCGACGTCGCGTTCCGCGTGCTGTCCGAGCAGCTGCTGTAG
- a CDS encoding TetR/AcrR family transcriptional regulator translates to MGRQKSGQNDEPEAAAADAPARARLVPTQQRSRERFERILACASEVMIEKGCDAFRMSDIVERTGISFGSLYQYFPDKAAVIGTLAERYNEAGHDCVRRDLAAMKTLDDLHGTLVRITDSYYRMFVDEPLMRDIWRATQADRALQELDRADGEFLAGLFADALGEVAPDTTRAQRRAFAELMMIQIAAAVRHAITLPPKAARQILAMFKRALPRDLAVLDA, encoded by the coding sequence ATGGGTCGACAGAAATCGGGGCAGAACGACGAGCCCGAAGCAGCGGCAGCGGACGCGCCGGCGCGCGCGCGGCTCGTGCCGACGCAGCAGCGCAGCCGCGAGCGGTTCGAGCGCATCCTCGCGTGCGCGTCGGAAGTGATGATCGAGAAAGGCTGCGACGCGTTCCGGATGAGCGACATTGTCGAACGCACGGGCATCTCGTTCGGTTCGCTGTATCAGTACTTTCCGGACAAGGCAGCCGTGATCGGCACGCTCGCGGAGCGCTACAACGAAGCCGGGCACGACTGCGTGCGGCGCGACCTCGCCGCGATGAAGACGCTCGACGACCTGCACGGCACGCTCGTCCGCATCACGGACAGCTACTACCGGATGTTCGTCGACGAACCGTTGATGCGCGACATCTGGCGGGCCACACAGGCCGACCGCGCGCTGCAGGAACTCGACCGGGCGGACGGCGAGTTTCTCGCCGGGCTGTTCGCGGATGCGTTGGGAGAGGTGGCGCCCGACACGACACGCGCGCAACGGCGCGCGTTCGCCGAGCTGATGATGATCCAGATCGCGGCCGCCGTGCGCCATGCGATCACGCTGCCGCCGAAGGCGGCGCGGCAGATCCTTGCGATGTTCAAGCGCGCGCTGCCTCGGGATCTGGCGGTGCTTGACGCGTAG
- a CDS encoding 3-hydroxybutyryl-CoA dehydrogenase: MAIEIVGVVGAGTMGNGIAQTAAVAGLNVVMIDVSDAALDKGIATLKGSLERLVSKDKLDAAARDAALARITTSTDYAKLASADIVIEAATENVELKGRILKQIEAVARPDAIIATNTSSISITALAAPLADPARFVGMHFFNPVPLMPLVEIIRGLQTSDATASAVRALTERFDKSPIGVRNAPGFVVNRILVPMINEAFFVLAEGIASAEEIDAGMKLGANHPIGPLALADLVGLDVCLAVMDVFVKDFGDPKYRACPLLREMVSAGRLGRKTGRGVYDYSQ; the protein is encoded by the coding sequence ATGGCCATCGAAATTGTCGGCGTCGTGGGCGCCGGAACCATGGGTAACGGCATTGCACAAACCGCCGCCGTTGCGGGACTCAACGTCGTGATGATCGACGTCAGCGACGCTGCGCTCGACAAGGGCATCGCGACGCTGAAGGGCAGCCTCGAGCGGCTCGTGTCGAAGGACAAGCTCGACGCGGCCGCACGCGATGCGGCGCTGGCGCGCATCACGACGTCGACCGACTACGCGAAGCTCGCGTCGGCCGACATCGTGATCGAAGCCGCGACCGAGAATGTCGAGCTGAAGGGGCGCATCCTGAAACAGATCGAGGCCGTTGCGCGGCCCGACGCGATCATCGCGACCAACACGTCGTCGATCTCGATCACCGCGCTCGCGGCGCCGCTCGCCGATCCGGCGCGCTTCGTCGGCATGCACTTCTTCAACCCGGTGCCGCTGATGCCGCTGGTCGAGATCATCCGCGGGCTGCAGACGAGCGACGCGACGGCGTCGGCCGTGCGCGCGCTGACCGAGCGTTTCGACAAGTCGCCGATCGGCGTGCGCAATGCGCCGGGCTTCGTCGTGAACCGGATCCTCGTGCCGATGATCAACGAGGCGTTCTTCGTACTGGCCGAAGGCATCGCGTCGGCCGAGGAGATCGACGCGGGGATGAAGCTCGGCGCGAACCACCCGATCGGGCCGCTCGCGCTGGCCGACCTTGTCGGCCTCGACGTGTGCCTCGCGGTGATGGACGTGTTCGTGAAGGACTTCGGCGATCCGAAGTATCGTGCGTGCCCGCTGCTGCGCGAGATGGTGTCGGCAGGGCGGCTCGGGCGGAAAACGGGGCGTGGGGTGTACGACTACAGCCAGTAA
- the deoR gene encoding DNA-binding transcriptional repressor DeoR, whose protein sequence is METKKGERIKTLMNVLQGQNAIHLREVAELFGVSEMTIRRDLADNPHGLSLIGGYVTRHFAAQRSDIGEYLISAENNRQTEEKRRIGKLAAQFVTTGDTIFVDCGSTTPFIVDFIPDDLEFTAVCNSLNVFAKLQQKPHCSVILCGGAYHRKNMVFESVAETGILDTVRVSKAFISAAGVSDRCGVTCFNFHEVDAKKKVMERAQNRFLLVDHTKFDEVRAAYFAELTDFNYVISDGQLSRRYETTIREHGIALVT, encoded by the coding sequence ATGGAAACGAAGAAGGGCGAACGGATCAAGACACTGATGAACGTGCTGCAAGGGCAGAACGCGATTCATCTGAGGGAAGTCGCCGAGCTGTTCGGCGTGTCCGAAATGACGATCCGCCGCGATCTCGCGGACAACCCGCACGGCCTCAGCCTGATCGGCGGCTACGTGACGCGCCACTTCGCCGCGCAGCGCAGCGACATCGGCGAGTACCTGATCAGCGCCGAGAACAACCGGCAGACCGAGGAAAAGCGCCGCATCGGCAAGCTTGCCGCGCAGTTCGTGACGACCGGCGACACGATCTTCGTCGACTGCGGCTCGACCACGCCGTTCATCGTCGACTTCATTCCGGACGACCTCGAATTCACGGCAGTCTGCAATTCGCTGAACGTGTTCGCGAAGCTGCAGCAGAAGCCGCACTGCAGCGTGATCCTGTGCGGCGGCGCGTATCACCGCAAGAACATGGTGTTCGAGTCGGTGGCCGAGACGGGCATCCTCGACACGGTGCGTGTGTCGAAGGCGTTCATCTCGGCGGCCGGCGTGAGCGACCGCTGCGGCGTCACGTGCTTCAACTTCCACGAAGTCGATGCGAAGAAGAAGGTGATGGAACGCGCGCAGAACCGCTTCCTGCTCGTCGACCATACGAAGTTCGACGAAGTGCGCGCGGCCTATTTCGCCGAACTGACCGACTTCAACTACGTGATCTCGGACGGGCAACTGAGCCGCCGGTACGAAACGACGATCCGCGAACACGGGATCGCGCTCGTGACCTGA
- a CDS encoding DUF1772 domain-containing protein produces MIAFVTSALLWGSAIGCGLMAGVYFAFSTFVMTSLARIAPNAGVAAMNAINVDIVRSPFMPLFLGTTLMALALVVIALFDRNQPGAMAAVAGGVLYVFGMFAVTMAVNVPLNDALAAADPATAHGAALWTRYVYDWTMWNHVRTVASVAACVFFIAGIATR; encoded by the coding sequence ATGATCGCGTTCGTGACTTCCGCACTGCTGTGGGGTTCGGCCATCGGCTGCGGGCTGATGGCCGGCGTGTACTTCGCGTTCTCGACCTTCGTGATGACGTCGCTCGCGCGGATCGCGCCGAATGCCGGCGTGGCCGCGATGAACGCGATCAACGTCGACATCGTGCGTTCGCCGTTCATGCCGCTGTTCCTCGGCACGACGTTGATGGCGCTTGCGCTGGTCGTGATCGCGCTGTTCGATCGCAACCAGCCGGGGGCGATGGCGGCGGTCGCGGGCGGTGTGCTCTACGTGTTCGGCATGTTCGCAGTGACGATGGCCGTCAACGTGCCGCTCAACGATGCGCTCGCCGCGGCCGATCCGGCGACCGCGCACGGCGCGGCGCTGTGGACGCGCTACGTGTACGACTGGACGATGTGGAATCATGTGCGCACGGTGGCGTCGGTAGCCGCGTGCGTGTTTTTTATCGCGGGGATTGCGACGCGGTAG
- a CDS encoding GNAT family N-acetyltransferase, which translates to MSALTELLDASVAAWHESIDAFCRLQDVGSVERGVHGTKSIYSGAPVSVLNAVISMTREPDVEEMRAFSESFGDCELPWSIQTRDASAQAADIRRIAAEYGLTQCVVLPFMTKRLDRAEAPASSDERVVVRCVTAADSERYNGTLAAGYDAPEGVFRRLSAPAVLEADGMMGFLVEFAGMPVATSFGVVRNGQVGVFNVSTLPAYRRRGYARAATQAVLDAAFAKGAHTAFLHCTPAGRNVYESMGFTTGEEWQVYVGC; encoded by the coding sequence ATGAGCGCATTGACCGAACTGCTGGATGCTTCTGTCGCCGCGTGGCACGAGTCGATCGACGCGTTTTGTCGCTTGCAGGACGTCGGCTCCGTGGAGCGCGGCGTGCATGGAACAAAGTCGATCTACAGTGGCGCGCCCGTGTCCGTACTGAACGCGGTCATCAGCATGACGCGCGAGCCCGATGTCGAGGAGATGAGGGCCTTTTCCGAATCGTTTGGCGATTGCGAATTGCCGTGGAGCATTCAGACACGCGATGCGAGCGCGCAAGCTGCGGACATTCGACGGATCGCAGCCGAATACGGCCTGACGCAATGTGTCGTGTTGCCGTTCATGACGAAGCGGCTGGACCGCGCTGAAGCACCGGCGAGCAGCGATGAGCGGGTGGTCGTGCGGTGTGTAACGGCAGCGGACAGCGAAAGGTACAACGGCACGCTTGCCGCGGGCTATGACGCACCGGAGGGCGTGTTTCGACGACTGAGCGCGCCAGCGGTTCTGGAGGCTGACGGCATGATGGGCTTTTTAGTGGAATTCGCCGGCATGCCGGTCGCGACATCGTTTGGCGTCGTGCGAAACGGTCAGGTAGGCGTATTCAATGTGTCGACGCTACCCGCATATCGGCGGCGAGGTTACGCGCGGGCCGCGACTCAGGCGGTATTGGATGCGGCGTTCGCGAAAGGCGCTCATACCGCGTTTCTGCATTGCACGCCGGCGGGACGCAACGTGTACGAGTCGATGGGCTTTACCACTGGCGAGGAATGGCAGGTATACGTCGGTTGCTGA